The Priestia koreensis genomic interval GATACTGTTCTTTTGCTTCATCAATGGCAGCTGGAATATGGATTTTCGAGTGCCCTGCTGGTAGAAGCATGATTGGAATAAGATGAACATGACTTGCGCCTTTTTCAATACAGTTCTGAATTCCCTCTGTAATGGTTGGATGCTGGAACTCTAAAAAACACGTTTCAACCAAAATGTCCGCTCCCATTTTTCCCTTCAAACGCTCTGTCACAACGAGCACCTGCTCATTGCCCTCTGAATCTCTACTACCGTGGCCAATAAATAAAACTGCCTTCATCTATGTTTCCTCCTCTTAATCGTCCCCGCATGGAACAGGTTCTAATTTGATTTTTGGTGTGACATCACGATGAATAAATCCTCCGACTGCACCGACACGTTTAAAAAATTTATAAAAGGACTCATTCGCATGTCCTTGTTCTTTGTATTCGTGCACGATGCCTGTTACCATCTCTACAATCTCTTCCTGGGAAATACCTTCTGCAACAGGTTGTCCGGGATGTGCCGTGCGACCAACTGTTTTGGCTCCTAAAAACAAGTCAAACTTCCCTCTTCGAAACACAATGCCAATATCTTCGTTTACCGCGCCGTAACAAGCCATGGCGCATCCGTTAAAGCCAATTTTCAATTCCTTAGGAACATCCATTCCACCAAGAAGTTGCTGTAGCTGCTGAACCTGGGGAATCGAAGAATCCTTTTCTCCTTCGCAAAAGTCACATGCTTTTACCGTGACAACCGAGCCAACCGGAAAAAGTAAAAATCCTTCTGCTTCTAGCTTTTCTGTTATTTCATGAGGAGATAAAGTTGGAATTGATAGCTTCATATAGTGGTCCGTTGTATATTCAATGCTTCCTTTTTCTCCCGCGATTGCTGCAAGAGTCGCTAGCTGCGTTGGAGTAAACTTTTTCTCTACTACACCTGGACTAACAGCCACTTCAAAGATCGTTTCCACCTGTTGTTGAACGATGGTCGAAGCAGCCTCACCGCTTGCAGCTTGAAGCGCCTCCTCTGCCCATCTTCTAGACGATTTAATTTCGACATCTTGATCAAGTGCCCACGGCTCCGCTTCTTTTTTTAACCGCTGATGAGGCTTTAATGGCTGTGTCGTTTGATTAAGCGTGTATTTACGCTGATAGCCTCTTGGTGTAATCATTAAGTCCTCATACATAAACGTGGACGAGTTTCCAATTACAACCGTTGTCAGCATCCCGATATCGTGTTGCAGCATGTCAGCTAGCGTTGTTTTAACGATTTCCTGACGATCGCGATAAGCGCTCTTCACAAGTCCTACTGGCGTATCAGGCGAGCGATAGTTTAGTAGAATTCGCTGTGCCTCCATAATTTGACGTGTTCGTCTCCCACTTTTAGGGTTGTAAAGCGCAATGACAAAATCTGCCTGAGCTGCCGCATCTAGCCGCTTTGCAATGAGCTCCCACGGTGTGAGGTGATCACTTAAACTAATCGTGCACGAATCGTGCATAACAGGGGCCCCCAGCAGTGACGCACAGGAATTAATGGCTGAAATCCCCGGGACAACCTCCACTTTTATTCCATCAGTCGGTTTCCAGCCTTTTTCAACTAATACTTCGTAGACAAGTCCAGCCATCCCATATACGCCCGAATCTCCGCTTGAAATAACAGCGATCGTTTTACCTTGCTCTGCCTGCTTCACCGCTTCTTGTGCCCGACTTACTTCTTCCGTCATTCCGGTGCTAATGATTTGTTGATCCCCAAGCAGGCCGCTTATCAACTCAACGTACGTTTTGTATCCAATAATCATATCGCTCTCTTGAATCGCTTTTTTTGCACGCTCCGTAATATGTTCAAAGCTTCCAGGTCCAAATCCCACGACCAGTACTTTTCCGCTCATCTCCTATTCCACTCCTTTCTATTGAATTACGACTTAACAGACTCTTTCTTTTCATCCTTATTCTTTTCAATTCCTTTGATCGCTTCTGTATGACCCGTACGAGCAAGCTGTCCTTCTTCAAAGTGGTAGACGAGAGAATCATGCAGAGGCACGTTATCACGCAAATGACTTTGCACCATCAAACGAGCTTTGTCTGGTGTCATCCCTTCATACCAAGCGCCTTCAGGATATACAACGACTACACACGCATCCTTACAGCGACCGTTACATCTTGTACGAGATGTATGCACGTGCTCGTCCAAGCCAAGCGTCTTAATTTCATCGCGGATCGCCACCGTAACCTCTTCTCCTCCTTTACGCATACAGCTTGATCCATTACACATTAGTACGTGTTTTTTCATTCCTTCTAAATTCCAGGTTGTCATATGAACACTCCATTCTTTTTGGCACATTTTTTAAAATGGTTAAGCTTTAAAACAAAAAAACACCTCTATCAATAGATAGAGGTGCAGAATAATAGACAGATTACATCAGCATACGCCTGCACTTCTGTCTATAGTCCCGTAGACGAAGTAGTTGTTGTGACGGCAGGTCTCCTGACTTTGGTTCATCATTTTATTGCGCCTTCCCGAGCATTCAGTGGCATTGTGCAATAAAACTCACCGTTTACAGTGGCGGGTACCGTGATGGATTTTCACCATCTTCCCTTTTAAGCGCAGCTCCTCTTTGAAGCTACACACCGTCATAACGAATATTCAATTTGTAGTGAACATAAAAAAAACTCCGCCAAGGAATTTGGCCGAGCATCGTTAATAAGGGAAGAAGGATAGACTTCTTCACCGCACCAACGCCTCGAACTTTCCATCCCCGAAAAATTGAAACATTCAAAATAAAGACAGGTCTCCTGACTCGTGTATCAGCCTACTTTGATTCCTTCCCGTCTACTTTCGACAGTGGTTTCATCATTTCGTCCACACTTACAGTTGCGGGGGCAGCTGTGGAATTTCACCACATTCCCTTTTAAGCGATTTCGCATCTTTATTTTTGGTAACTATAAATTTATGTAATTGGCAAAATTTTTCGACTTACGAGATTAATTATAGTAATGTTAAAATCCCTTTGTCAACAAAATAAAAGGAAATGTCCTCCACCTTTTATAAAGAAGAAGGGCACTTCCTTTCATGAAGCGGTGAGTACACCGCTTAAATCGTGACTTTATCTCTTACCTTTTTCGTACGGTGTACCAAGTGCTTTCGGTGCATCTGCACGTCCAACAAATCCAGTTAGCGCTAAAATTGTTAATAAATACGGCGCAATTTTTAGCAACACATTTGGAATTTCTTGAATGTACGGAATTTGCTCACCTGTGATACTAAGTGATTGTGCAAGCCCGAAGAATAATGCAGCACCCAGTGCTCCTAGCGGATGCCATTTTCCGAAAATCATCGCTGCTAGCGCTAAGAAACCTTGTCCAGCAATTGTCGTTCCAGAGAAGTTTGTTGCAATAGATGTTGCGTACACAGCCCCACCAATTCCAGCAAACAAACCAGAAAGCATAACCCCTACATAGCGCATAGCTGTAACGTTGATCCCCATCGTATCTGCTGCCATTGGATGTTCCCCAACAGAGCGAAGACGAAGACCGAACGGCGTTTTATAAATGATGTACCAAACGAAAAACGCAAGTGCAATCGCAATGTACGAAGTAGCCGGTACAGATTTAAAGAATAGATCTCCAATGACCGGAATTTTCGATAGAACCGGAACATCGATTTTATCAATACGAACTTGGATAAAATCAGTTTGACCTTTTCCATAGATGTTTTTAATTAAGAAGACAGATAGACCCGCTGCTAAGAAGTTCAGTGCCACACCGCTGACGGTTTGATCAGCTTTTAATGTGATTGTTGCAACAGCATGAATAAGGGCAAAAATCATGCTTGCAAGTGCCGCTAGCCCTATTCCTAACCAAGGAGCAGCTGCACCGAGTGAATCTTGAAACGTCAGTGTCGTAACGATACCTGTAAAAGCGCCAAAAAGCATAAGACCTTCTAATCCAATATTTACAACCCCTGATCGTTCGCTAAATACGCCTCCTAGAGCTGTAAAAATGAGCGGTGCCGCCGAGTAAAGCGCAGCCTGTGTGATTAGCGCAAGAATGTCAAGAAAGCTCATTTATTTTCCCTCCTTGCCGAGTCGAGTTAAAAACCAGCGAACAACGTAGCTAGATGCTACAAAGAAAATGATCAGTGCGATAATAATTCCAACAAGCTCAGATGGTACATTCGCCATAAAGTTCATTTCTGGTGCAGCTGTTTTTAAACCACCGAATAAAAACGAAGCAAGCACAATACCAATGGCGCTGTTCGCACCTAAAAGTGCTACCGCAATTCCATCGAATCCTGTTCCTGTAAAGGACGATAAGCTGTTCATGTATTGGAATGTTCCTAACCCTTCCATTGAACCGGCAAGACCTGCAAACGCACCCGAAATAACCATGGAAAGAATGATGTTTCCTTTTACGCTCATTCCCGCATATTGTGAAGCATGCTGATTGTAACCAACCGCTTTTAGTTCATAGCCTTTCGACGTTTTCGATAGTAAAAACCACATAACAATTGCAGCTAAAAGCGCAACAAAGATTCCGTAGTGCATACGAGAATTTTCCGTAATCGATGCAAAAAACGGTGATGCGAGTGAAGCTGACTCTTTAATGTTATACGACTTTTCGTTTCCGCCATATATATACGTCTTAATTAAGAAGCTTGTTGTATATAGTGCGATGTAGTTCATCATAATCGTAACGATAACTTCATTTACGCGAAAGCGTGCTTTCAAGAAACCTGGAACAAATCCCCAAATGGCTCCTGCAGCTGCTGCTGCTAAAAGTGAGAGCGGAATATGAATAACCGCCGGTAAATCAAATTTGTATCCAACAAAAACGGCGGCAAACCAGCCTACAAGAAGCTGACCTTCAACCCCGATGTTGAATAACCCCGTTTTAAACGCAAACGCCACGGCAATCCCAGCTAAGATAAGCGGAGTCATCGCACGTACGGTTTCTCCAAGCGCCTTCGGATCTCCGACCATCCCGTCAAACAACGACTGATAACCAAACACTGGATCATAGCCACCGATTAACATGATGATACCGCCCACTAACAGTCCCAAGATCGCTGCTACTATCGGAATGAGAACATTGATAAAGCGCTCATTTCTTAATATCTTCATGATGATGCACCAACTTTCTCTTGCTTTCCACCAGCCATCAATAAGCCAAGCTCTTGTTCGTTCGTTGTTTTTGGATCAACAACGGCAACAATTTTCCCTTCATAGATGACCGCAATACGATCGCTTAAGTTCATAACTTCATCTAACTCTAGTGATATGAGTAAAACGCCGCGTCCTTTGTCGCGCTCTTCCACTAGCTTAGAATGAATAAACTCAATAGCCCCCACATCAAGACCACGAGTAGGCTGTGCCGCAATCAGTAATTCAGGGCTTCGATCCACTTCACGGGCGATGATCGCCTTTTGCTGATTTCCCCCTGAAAGAGCACGTGCTGGCGTAAATTCACTCGGTGTGCGAACGTCAAATTCCTTAATTAACGTTCGGGCTTTTTCATAGATTTTTTTGTAGTTTAAAATTCCGCCTTTTGAGAACGGCTTTTTGTAATACGTTTGAAGAGCCGTATTTGCTCCGATCGTATAATCAAGCACTAGCCCATGCTTATGTCGATCCTGAGGAATATGACCTACCCCAGCCTCCGTAATCTTTCTTGTGCTAAGCGGTGTCAGATCAAGGTCTTTTAACTTAACAGAGCCTGATTTTGCTTTACGAAGTCCTGTAATAGCTTCGATGAGTTCCGTCTGGCCGTTTCCTTCCACTCCAGCAATCCCTACAATCTCTCCGGAACGCACTTCAAGATTTAGACCATTCACAGCGGAAACGCCGCGGGAGTCCTCAACTACTAAGTCCTGAATATCAAGCACCACTCCTTGTGGAACGGCATCTTTTTTCGTTGTTTTAAAATGCACTTCACGTCCAACCATTAAAGAAGCAAGCTCGTCCGCGTTTGTGTCAGCTACCGTTACAGTGCCGATTCCTTTTCCTTTACGGATAACCGTACAGCGATCACAAACAGACATAATCTCTTTTAATTTGTGCGTAATTAAAATGATGGATTTTCCTTCTTTAATTAAGTTTTTCATGATTTGAATAAGTTCTTGAATTTCCTGCGGCGTTAGTACCGCTGTCGGCTCATCAAAGATTAAAATATCAGCACCGCGGTACAGCGTTTTTAAGATTTCGACGCGCTGTTGCATACCTACAGAAATGTCTTCAATTTTGGCATACGGATCAACGGATAACCCGTACTGTTTTGATAGTGCTTCAATTTTTTGTGCGGATTCTTTAATTTGAATTTTCCCCGCCTTTGTTGGCTCACTACCTAAAATGATGTTTTCCGTTACCGTGAATTTTTCAACTAGCATAAAGTGCTGATGAACCATCCCGATCCCTAGGCCATTTGCCACGTTCGGGTTCGTAATCTTTACTTCTTCACCACGAACCTTGATTTCGCCTTTTTCTGGCTGATATAGTCCAAATAGCACGTTCATGAGCGTAGACTTACCGGCTCCATTTTCACCTAGAAGCGCATGTATTTCACCCTTTTGTACCTGAAGCGTAATATTATCGTTTGCTACGATACCAGGGAATTCTTTTCGAATATTTAGCATTTCAATTACATATTCCACAATGTACCCTCCTTCTACCTGTACGTTCTCTATGAAACTAGAAGGTTATCTTTATTCACAAAGAGGGTGACTCCATAGGAGCAGGAGTCACCCTAATACAAACATTACATACGTCATTGCTTTATGAGCGTGTGCTCACGTTTATTTTAAAGTTGATTCGAATT includes:
- the cobJ gene encoding precorrin-3B C(17)-methyltransferase; translation: MSGKVLVVGFGPGSFEHITERAKKAIQESDMIIGYKTYVELISGLLGDQQIISTGMTEEVSRAQEAVKQAEQGKTIAVISSGDSGVYGMAGLVYEVLVEKGWKPTDGIKVEVVPGISAINSCASLLGAPVMHDSCTISLSDHLTPWELIAKRLDAAAQADFVIALYNPKSGRRTRQIMEAQRILLNYRSPDTPVGLVKSAYRDRQEIVKTTLADMLQHDIGMLTTVVIGNSSTFMYEDLMITPRGYQRKYTLNQTTQPLKPHQRLKKEAEPWALDQDVEIKSSRRWAEEALQAASGEAASTIVQQQVETIFEVAVSPGVVEKKFTPTQLATLAAIAGEKGSIEYTTDHYMKLSIPTLSPHEITEKLEAEGFLLFPVGSVVTVKACDFCEGEKDSSIPQVQQLQQLLGGMDVPKELKIGFNGCAMACYGAVNEDIGIVFRRGKFDLFLGAKTVGRTAHPGQPVAEGISQEEIVEMVTGIVHEYKEQGHANESFYKFFKRVGAVGGFIHRDVTPKIKLEPVPCGDD
- a CDS encoding (2Fe-2S) ferredoxin domain-containing protein, with the translated sequence MTTWNLEGMKKHVLMCNGSSCMRKGGEEVTVAIRDEIKTLGLDEHVHTSRTRCNGRCKDACVVVVYPEGAWYEGMTPDKARLMVQSHLRDNVPLHDSLVYHFEEGQLARTGHTEAIKGIEKNKDEKKESVKS
- a CDS encoding ABC transporter permease translates to MSFLDILALITQAALYSAAPLIFTALGGVFSERSGVVNIGLEGLMLFGAFTGIVTTLTFQDSLGAAAPWLGIGLAALASMIFALIHAVATITLKADQTVSGVALNFLAAGLSVFLIKNIYGKGQTDFIQVRIDKIDVPVLSKIPVIGDLFFKSVPATSYIAIALAFFVWYIIYKTPFGLRLRSVGEHPMAADTMGINVTAMRYVGVMLSGLFAGIGGAVYATSIATNFSGTTIAGQGFLALAAMIFGKWHPLGALGAALFFGLAQSLSITGEQIPYIQEIPNVLLKIAPYLLTILALTGFVGRADAPKALGTPYEKGKR
- a CDS encoding ABC transporter permease, whose protein sequence is MKILRNERFINVLIPIVAAILGLLVGGIIMLIGGYDPVFGYQSLFDGMVGDPKALGETVRAMTPLILAGIAVAFAFKTGLFNIGVEGQLLVGWFAAVFVGYKFDLPAVIHIPLSLLAAAAAGAIWGFVPGFLKARFRVNEVIVTIMMNYIALYTTSFLIKTYIYGGNEKSYNIKESASLASPFFASITENSRMHYGIFVALLAAIVMWFLLSKTSKGYELKAVGYNQHASQYAGMSVKGNIILSMVISGAFAGLAGSMEGLGTFQYMNSLSSFTGTGFDGIAVALLGANSAIGIVLASFLFGGLKTAAPEMNFMANVPSELVGIIIALIIFFVASSYVVRWFLTRLGKEGK
- a CDS encoding ABC transporter ATP-binding protein, encoding MEYVIEMLNIRKEFPGIVANDNITLQVQKGEIHALLGENGAGKSTLMNVLFGLYQPEKGEIKVRGEEVKITNPNVANGLGIGMVHQHFMLVEKFTVTENIILGSEPTKAGKIQIKESAQKIEALSKQYGLSVDPYAKIEDISVGMQQRVEILKTLYRGADILIFDEPTAVLTPQEIQELIQIMKNLIKEGKSIILITHKLKEIMSVCDRCTVIRKGKGIGTVTVADTNADELASLMVGREVHFKTTKKDAVPQGVVLDIQDLVVEDSRGVSAVNGLNLEVRSGEIVGIAGVEGNGQTELIEAITGLRKAKSGSVKLKDLDLTPLSTRKITEAGVGHIPQDRHKHGLVLDYTIGANTALQTYYKKPFSKGGILNYKKIYEKARTLIKEFDVRTPSEFTPARALSGGNQQKAIIAREVDRSPELLIAAQPTRGLDVGAIEFIHSKLVEERDKGRGVLLISLELDEVMNLSDRIAVIYEGKIVAVVDPKTTNEQELGLLMAGGKQEKVGASS